A genome region from Ligilactobacillus cholophilus includes the following:
- the recX gene encoding recombination regulator RecX: MSTITSIQAQKRKGRYNIFIDGQYRFPVSEEVLINFQLHKGQEITKEEIEGITNAEKVSKAYNQALNYLSYQLRTEKEIIDYLYKKDFSDYEIEPTLKKLREQKLINDLEYAKSYTRTMAKTSEKGPKVIQQQLRKKGILENDIDTALLQFTLENQLENVIHLINKLAQKYRNEAFKNKIQKIKKSLLVKGFSTDVINDALTKVNLEKDNSNEQIQLQKNGEKLFNRYRKYSSLERNQKVKAALYRKGFNIDDINHFIDEHQNLE; encoded by the coding sequence ATGAGTACAATAACATCAATTCAAGCTCAAAAACGTAAAGGTCGCTATAATATTTTCATCGATGGACAATATCGTTTTCCGGTTAGTGAAGAAGTATTAATTAATTTTCAATTACATAAGGGACAAGAAATTACTAAAGAAGAAATTGAAGGCATTACAAATGCTGAAAAAGTTTCAAAAGCCTATAACCAAGCATTAAATTATTTATCATATCAATTACGTACAGAAAAGGAAATCATTGATTATTTATATAAAAAAGATTTTTCTGATTATGAAATTGAACCAACACTTAAAAAATTACGTGAACAAAAATTAATTAATGATCTAGAATATGCTAAAAGTTATACTCGAACCATGGCTAAAACATCTGAAAAAGGTCCTAAAGTCATTCAACAACAACTACGTAAAAAAGGTATTTTAGAGAATGACATTGACACTGCTCTCTTACAATTCACCCTTGAAAATCAACTGGAAAATGTTATTCATTTAATTAATAAATTAGCTCAAAAATACCGAAATGAAGCCTTTAAAAATAAAATTCAAAAAATAAAAAAAAGTCTTTTAGTTAAAGGTTTTTCTACAGATGTTATCAATGATGCTTTGACAAAAGTTAATCTTGAAAAAGATAATTCAAATGAGCAAATTCAATTGCAAAAAAATGGAGAAAAACTTTTTAATCGTTATCGCAAATACTCTTCATTAGAACGTAATCAAAAAGTTAAAGCAGCCTTATATCGAAAGGGATTTAACATTGATGATATAAATCATTTTATTGATGAACATCAGAATCTTGAATAA
- a CDS encoding YihY/virulence factor BrkB family protein: MKKIGHKFNVFFKSILNKTIQGDIFNTAIIATYYVLLTIVPIVIFIGNILPIMHINATKIMPYLNVALPEPIYNFLGPIVQKFLTHGSGGIASFSMLFTIWAGSRGINALKRSMNQIFGVGDSQDFIATTILSLLITLSFGALLVIIFVIYSFGQIVLEYLTTVFKLPLTYLEVFMKYRWSVTFIIIFVILCLLYIVLPNVKVHWLSVWPGALIAALGWMALTGIFTIYVKYFAYRVLSYGALGTFLVLLFWMNFSNQIILFGSIINAFIEEHRYGKVVPKEHKLGKKIYHRIHKKRITNKK; the protein is encoded by the coding sequence ATGAAAAAAATAGGGCACAAATTCAATGTCTTTTTTAAATCTATTTTAAATAAAACGATACAAGGTGATATTTTTAATACTGCAATTATAGCTACTTACTATGTTTTGTTAACAATTGTACCAATTGTAATCTTTATTGGAAATATATTACCAATCATGCATATTAATGCAACAAAAATCATGCCATATTTAAACGTTGCATTGCCAGAACCAATATATAATTTCTTAGGACCAATAGTTCAAAAATTTTTAACACATGGTTCTGGAGGAATAGCATCTTTTTCTATGTTATTTACAATTTGGGCAGGAAGCCGTGGAATCAATGCTTTGAAGCGATCAATGAATCAAATTTTCGGAGTGGGAGATTCGCAAGACTTTATAGCAACAACAATTTTATCTTTATTAATTACTTTAAGTTTTGGTGCATTACTAGTAATTATTTTTGTTATTTATAGTTTTGGTCAGATCGTGCTAGAATATTTAACAACAGTATTTAAGTTGCCACTGACATATTTGGAAGTGTTCATGAAATATCGTTGGTCAGTTACTTTTATTATCATTTTTGTAATTTTATGTTTATTGTACATAGTATTACCAAATGTCAAAGTTCACTGGCTATCTGTTTGGCCTGGAGCTTTAATTGCAGCTTTAGGATGGATGGCATTAACTGGGATTTTTACTATTTATGTTAAATATTTTGCATATCGTGTTTTAAGTTATGGTGCACTTGGCACATTCTTAGTATTGTTATTCTGGATGAATTTTTCTAACCAAATTATATTATTTGGTTCAATAATTAATGCGTTTATTGAAGAACATCGATACGGAAAAGTTGTTCCCAAAGAGCATAAATTAGGTAAAAAGATTTATCATCGAATTCATAAAAAACGAATTACAAATAAAAAATAG
- the galU gene encoding UTP--glucose-1-phosphate uridylyltransferase GalU, whose protein sequence is MKVRKAVIPAAGLGTRFLPATKALAKEMFPIIDKPTIQYIVEEARKSGIEDILVVTGKGKRPIEDHFDSVPELEQNLTAKGKTGLLKLVQQTTDINLYFIRQSHPRGLGDAVLMAKDFVGNEPFVVMLGDDIMEDKVPLTKQLIDRYEETHASTLAVMKVPHDEVDKYGIIDPVTETKPGLFDVNQFVEKPDVDKAPSDLAIIGRYLLTPEIFDMLETQKPGAGNEIQLTDAIDRLNQIQRVFAHEFKGERFDVGYKFGYLKTSIQFGLKHPEVSAELKDYIKELAKKLN, encoded by the coding sequence ATGAAAGTTAGAAAAGCTGTTATTCCTGCGGCTGGTTTAGGTACTCGTTTTTTACCAGCTACAAAGGCTTTAGCTAAGGAAATGTTCCCGATTATTGATAAACCAACAATTCAATATATTGTTGAAGAAGCTCGTAAATCAGGAATTGAAGACATTTTAGTAGTAACTGGAAAGGGTAAGCGACCAATTGAAGATCACTTTGACTCTGTTCCAGAATTAGAACAAAATCTTACTGCAAAGGGTAAAACAGGTTTATTGAAATTAGTTCAACAAACAACAGATATTAATTTATACTTTATTCGTCAATCACATCCACGTGGTTTAGGTGATGCGGTATTAATGGCAAAAGATTTTGTTGGTAACGAACCATTTGTTGTTATGTTAGGTGACGACATTATGGAAGATAAGGTTCCATTGACTAAGCAATTAATTGATCGTTATGAAGAAACACATGCATCAACACTTGCTGTAATGAAAGTTCCTCATGATGAAGTTGATAAATATGGAATTATTGATCCTGTAACAGAAACAAAACCAGGATTGTTTGATGTTAACCAATTTGTAGAAAAACCAGATGTAGATAAAGCTCCATCAGATTTAGCTATTATTGGTCGTTATTTATTAACACCTGAAATTTTTGATATGTTAGAAACACAAAAACCAGGTGCAGGTAATGAAATTCAATTAACTGACGCTATTGATCGTTTAAACCAAATTCAACGTGTTTTTGCACATGAATTTAAAGGCGAACGTTTCGATGTTGGTTACAAATTTGGTTACTTAAAGACTTCAATTCAATTTGGATTGAAACATCCAGAAGTAAGTGCTGAGTTAAAAGATTATATTAAAGAGTTAGCAAAGAAACTTAATTAA
- the map gene encoding type I methionyl aminopeptidase, giving the protein MITLKSPREIKEMAISGAILAGMHIGLRDIIKPGVSSWEVEKFACKYFKEHDAIPEQIGFEGYKYATCVSVNDEICHAFPRKDLIFKEGDLVKVDTVVNYHGAMSDSCWSYAVGKPSEEVEHLMEVTKKALYLGIDQAQVGNRLGDIGYAIQHYTEDLNGFGDVREFVGHGIGPTMHESPNVPHYGEKGKGIRLREGMTITIEPMINTGTWQSVMDDPNGWTARTADGGLSCQYEHTIVITKDGPKILTSQDPSMDEKYLYKFK; this is encoded by the coding sequence ATGATTACTCTAAAATCACCACGAGAAATTAAAGAAATGGCAATTTCGGGTGCAATTTTAGCAGGGATGCATATTGGTTTGCGTGATATTATCAAGCCAGGTGTTTCAAGTTGGGAAGTTGAAAAATTTGCATGTAAATATTTTAAAGAGCATGATGCAATTCCAGAGCAAATTGGATTTGAAGGCTACAAATATGCAACATGCGTAAGTGTAAATGATGAAATTTGTCATGCATTTCCACGTAAAGATTTAATTTTCAAAGAAGGAGATCTTGTAAAAGTTGATACTGTAGTTAATTACCACGGTGCAATGAGTGATTCTTGTTGGAGTTACGCAGTTGGAAAGCCTTCAGAAGAAGTTGAACATTTAATGGAAGTAACCAAAAAAGCTTTATACTTAGGAATTGATCAAGCTCAAGTTGGGAATCGATTAGGAGATATTGGTTACGCTATCCAACATTATACTGAAGATCTAAATGGTTTTGGTGATGTACGTGAATTTGTTGGGCACGGAATTGGACCTACAATGCATGAATCACCTAATGTCCCTCATTATGGCGAAAAAGGTAAGGGGATTAGATTACGCGAAGGAATGACAATTACAATTGAACCTATGATCAATACAGGAACATGGCAATCTGTAATGGATGATCCTAATGGATGGACTGCAAGAACTGCAGATGGTGGGTTATCATGTCAATATGAACATACAATTGTAATTACAAAAGATGGTCCTAAAATTTTAACTTCACAAGATCCATCTATGGACGAAAAATATTTATACAAATTTAAATAA
- a CDS encoding flavodoxin encodes MAKAEIVFATITGNNEDIADIIAENLEDKGIDVQVDEISQADVSDFEDADLCIVCPYTYDEGNLPDEGMDFFEDLKEVDLTNKIYGVAGSGDTFYGEYYCTAVDEFSRVLREAGATQGTKDVKINLSPDTDEDIATLDTFADELVSKLEE; translated from the coding sequence TTGGCAAAAGCTGAAATTGTTTTCGCAACAATCACCGGCAATAACGAGGATATTGCTGATATCATTGCGGAAAATCTTGAAGATAAAGGAATCGACGTTCAAGTAGATGAAATTTCACAAGCAGATGTTAGTGATTTTGAAGATGCCGATCTTTGCATTGTATGTCCATATACATATGATGAAGGAAATCTTCCAGATGAAGGAATGGACTTTTTTGAAGATCTTAAAGAAGTAGATTTAACTAATAAAATTTATGGCGTTGCAGGTTCAGGGGATACTTTTTATGGCGAATATTACTGTACGGCAGTAGATGAATTTAGTCGTGTATTGCGTGAAGCAGGAGCTACTCAAGGAACTAAAGATGTAAAAATAAATCTTTCTCCTGATACGGATGAAGATATTGCAACTTTAGATACTTTTGCAGATGAATTAGTTTCAAAATTGGAGGAATAA
- a CDS encoding glycosyltransferase family 2 protein, which produces MSKTLSIIVPCYCEEESIPLFYEAVEKVAPKLKDIDLEYWFIDDGSKDNTLKELRALQAKDPDHVHYASFSRNFGKEAGLYCGLQQATGDYVAVMDVDLQDPPELLPKMLSYIESGDYDCVGTRRVNRKGEPPIRSFFAHMFYKLINKISDTEIVDGARDYRLMTRQMVDAILSMSEYNRFSKGIFSWVGFRTKYLEYTNQERVAGKTSWNFWSLLKYSIDGIVSFSQTPLDIASYVGLFSSVCSVIGIIFVIIRKLLYGGSAFGWASLVCIFLFIGGIQLLCLGIVGKYIGKIFMEVKKRPVYILKEKK; this is translated from the coding sequence ATGTCAAAAACCTTATCCATTATTGTCCCTTGTTATTGTGAAGAAGAATCAATTCCATTATTTTATGAAGCAGTTGAAAAAGTTGCTCCAAAATTAAAAGATATTGATTTAGAGTATTGGTTTATTGATGACGGTTCAAAGGACAATACTTTAAAAGAACTTAGAGCTTTACAAGCTAAAGACCCTGATCATGTCCACTATGCTTCATTTTCAAGAAATTTTGGTAAAGAAGCTGGCCTATACTGTGGATTACAACAAGCTACTGGCGATTATGTAGCTGTAATGGATGTTGATCTACAAGATCCTCCAGAATTATTACCTAAAATGTTGAGTTATATTGAAAGTGGCGATTATGATTGTGTTGGTACACGCCGTGTAAATCGGAAAGGTGAACCACCAATTCGTTCATTTTTCGCTCACATGTTTTACAAATTAATTAATAAAATTTCAGATACAGAAATTGTTGATGGGGCGCGCGATTATCGCTTAATGACACGTCAAATGGTAGATGCAATTCTTTCAATGAGCGAATATAACCGCTTTTCTAAGGGAATCTTTAGTTGGGTAGGTTTTCGAACAAAATATTTAGAATATACTAATCAAGAACGTGTAGCAGGTAAAACTAGTTGGAACTTTTGGAGTTTATTAAAGTATTCAATCGATGGTATTGTTTCATTTTCACAAACTCCACTTGATATTGCTTCATATGTTGGATTATTTTCTTCAGTTTGCTCTGTAATTGGTATCATTTTTGTTATTATTCGCAAGCTTTTATATGGTGGCTCTGCATTTGGATGGGCATCACTTGTATGTATCTTCCTATTTATTGGTGGTATTCAACTTCTATGTTTAGGTATTGTTGGTAAATATATTGGAAAAATATTTATGGAAGTAAAAAAACGTCCTGTCTACATTTTAAAAGAGAAAAAATAA